The following coding sequences are from one Candidatus Ozemobacteraceae bacterium window:
- the pgl gene encoding 6-phosphogluconolactonase: MKRFGPPAAGATVEIAPAASDAVAWLADIIANTIYDFGDVHGRRPSIALSGGSTPGAVYERLAAAYPALVRRALWCQADERDVAPDDPASNRGMICRTLFGARPAEPPANFLAVPLPAADARSAALAYSRLLATHLAELGAGSIDIVLLGIGEDGHTASLFPGTGWRTLSEPLFAAVDAPLPAGRRYTLTLNGILEAKHRIWIVRGEAKAGIVRRILRDAPEHLPAGAIVRAAETRWLLDTGAAASL, from the coding sequence GTGAAACGGTTCGGCCCCCCGGCCGCCGGTGCGACCGTCGAGATTGCTCCCGCCGCATCGGATGCCGTCGCTTGGCTCGCCGATATAATAGCCAATACCATATATGATTTCGGCGACGTTCACGGAAGGCGGCCGTCGATCGCCCTTTCCGGCGGCTCCACTCCCGGCGCGGTCTACGAACGCCTCGCCGCAGCGTATCCGGCGCTCGTTCGCCGCGCCCTGTGGTGCCAGGCGGACGAACGGGACGTCGCCCCGGACGACCCGGCCAGCAACCGCGGCATGATCTGCCGGACGCTGTTCGGGGCCCGGCCGGCCGAACCGCCGGCGAATTTTCTCGCCGTTCCTCTCCCCGCCGCGGATGCCCGTTCGGCGGCCCTCGCCTACTCTCGTCTTCTCGCAACGCATCTCGCGGAACTCGGCGCGGGTTCGATCGACATCGTGCTGCTCGGCATCGGCGAAGACGGTCATACGGCCTCGCTGTTTCCGGGAACCGGCTGGCGCACCCTTTCCGAGCCGCTTTTCGCCGCGGTCGACGCCCCGTTGCCCGCCGGCCGGCGATACACCCTGACGCTGAACGGCATCCTCGAAGCAAAGCATCGCATATGGATCGTCCGGGGAGAAGCCAAGGCGGGGATCGTCCGCAGGATCCTCCGCGATGCCCCGGAACACCTGCCCGCCGGCGCGATCGTGCGCGCCGCCGAAACGCGCTGGCTCCTCGACACCGGCGCCGCGGCAAGCCTCTGA
- the zwf gene encoding glucose-6-phosphate dehydrogenase, whose amino-acid sequence MSVATPVAEERAACAATLVIFGGTGDLARRKLLPALAHLKASNALPQDLELIVTGRNDVSVAEYISSIIDLRADRFASSEQTRLGLEALRPLIRTIRLDPAARGAAEAFASSLAGIEASAGNRARLFYLAVPPDHVEPFLPVLEPLLDRRTPCGCRSRIIVEKPFGHDLASANLLQERLASVATEDQILRIDHYLGKEAVQNILVMRFANAFFEPVWNRHYIDHVQISFAEELGVGHRASFFESAGILRDVVQNHLMQVLCLTAMEPPISHRPESIRLEKRKVMAALRPIAPSDVASATVRGQYAAGRSGGARVPGYLEEAGVRPGSRTETFAALRLFIDTWRWSGVPFYLRAGKRLSASQTEISVHFRPVPGHLFPASAGQPKPNVLVMRVQPNEGSHLRVNVKVPGRQLELGTAGMDFSYRTTFGSDRPDAYERLLLDAIQGDPSLFIGQDEIEAAWRFIDPILQTWRENDDAPLPAYAAGSDGPAEADAFIRADGRSWRPLCVGACPW is encoded by the coding sequence GTGAGCGTCGCCACGCCGGTCGCGGAGGAGCGGGCGGCGTGCGCCGCGACGCTCGTCATCTTCGGCGGCACGGGCGACCTCGCGCGCAGGAAACTCCTTCCCGCCCTTGCCCATCTGAAGGCCTCGAACGCGCTACCCCAGGACCTCGAACTGATCGTCACGGGAAGAAACGACGTCAGCGTCGCCGAATATATATCTAGTATTATAGATTTACGAGCGGACCGCTTCGCGTCTTCGGAGCAGACCCGGCTCGGTCTCGAGGCGCTCCGGCCGCTGATTCGCACGATCAGGCTCGACCCTGCCGCCCGCGGCGCGGCCGAGGCATTCGCCTCGTCGCTCGCCGGCATCGAGGCTTCGGCCGGCAACCGGGCCCGTCTCTTCTACCTTGCCGTCCCCCCCGATCACGTGGAGCCGTTTCTTCCCGTCTTGGAGCCGCTGCTGGATCGGAGGACTCCCTGCGGGTGCAGATCGCGCATCATCGTCGAAAAGCCGTTCGGGCACGATCTCGCCTCAGCGAATCTCCTTCAGGAGCGACTCGCTTCCGTTGCGACGGAGGACCAGATCCTGCGCATCGACCACTACCTCGGCAAGGAAGCCGTGCAGAACATTCTGGTGATGCGGTTCGCAAATGCCTTTTTCGAGCCGGTCTGGAACCGGCACTACATCGATCACGTCCAGATCAGCTTCGCCGAGGAACTCGGCGTCGGCCACCGCGCGTCCTTCTTCGAATCCGCGGGAATCCTGCGTGACGTCGTTCAGAATCATCTGATGCAGGTTCTGTGCCTGACGGCGATGGAGCCCCCGATTTCGCACCGGCCGGAAAGCATCAGGCTCGAAAAGCGCAAGGTGATGGCGGCCCTCAGGCCGATCGCACCGTCGGACGTCGCGTCGGCGACGGTCCGCGGCCAGTATGCCGCGGGGCGGAGCGGGGGAGCGCGCGTTCCCGGCTATCTCGAGGAAGCGGGCGTCAGGCCCGGTTCGCGCACCGAGACGTTCGCGGCGCTCCGGTTGTTCATCGACACGTGGCGCTGGTCGGGCGTTCCGTTTTATCTCAGGGCGGGCAAGCGCCTTTCCGCGAGCCAGACCGAGATTTCGGTCCATTTCCGCCCCGTTCCGGGCCACCTGTTCCCCGCATCGGCCGGGCAGCCCAAGCCCAACGTGCTGGTCATGCGGGTCCAGCCGAACGAGGGCAGCCATCTCCGGGTCAACGTGAAGGTCCCCGGCAGGCAGCTCGAACTCGGAACGGCCGGCATGGATTTTTCTTACCGGACGACCTTCGGGTCCGACCGGCCCGACGCCTACGAGCGACTCCTGCTCGACGCAATCCAGGGCGATCCGTCGCTGTTCATCGGCCAGGATGAGATCGAAGCCGCCTGGCGGTTCATCGACCCGATTCTTCAGACGTGGCGCGAAAACGACGACGCGCCCCTACCCGCCTATGCCGCCGGCAGCGACGGCCCCGCGGAGGCCGACGCGTTCATCCGGGCCGACGGCCGCAGCTGGCGCCCTCTCTGCGTCGGGGCATGTCCCTGGTGA
- the gnd gene encoding decarboxylating 6-phosphogluconate dehydrogenase — translation MGFTFLGQSTDPGEGATVMKLGFIGLGRMGLNMVRRLAAGGHEILATARTTAKKAEAESAGARWVNDLDGFVDALPAPRIVWVMVPSGAATEETIDALSRKLSAGDIIVDGGNSDHRDTVRRAERLSGLGLRLVDCGTSGGVWGLENGYCLMVGGDSDPVAHLAPLFTTLAPPDGWMHVGRCGLGHYVKMIHNAVEYGMMQAYAEGFELLRQHCGESLDLGAVSRLWNRGSVVRSWLLELSEKVFDDPAVLDSIAGRVEDSGECRWALESAIAESVPAPVFAAALFARFSSRRPDSFANKFLAALRNQFGGHAMTRRGET, via the coding sequence ATCGGATTCACGTTCCTCGGCCAATCGACTGATCCTGGCGAAGGCGCAACCGTGATGAAACTCGGGTTCATCGGTCTCGGCAGGATGGGGCTCAACATGGTCCGGCGGCTCGCTGCGGGCGGCCACGAAATTCTCGCGACGGCCCGCACGACGGCGAAAAAAGCCGAAGCCGAGTCGGCCGGCGCTCGCTGGGTGAACGACCTCGACGGGTTCGTCGATGCGTTGCCGGCTCCCAGAATCGTCTGGGTGATGGTTCCATCCGGAGCCGCAACCGAAGAGACGATCGACGCCCTGTCCCGCAAACTGTCGGCCGGCGACATCATCGTCGACGGCGGTAATTCCGACCATCGCGACACGGTGCGCCGCGCGGAGCGGCTTTCCGGACTCGGCCTGCGGCTCGTCGACTGCGGAACCAGCGGCGGTGTCTGGGGCCTCGAGAACGGCTACTGCCTCATGGTCGGCGGGGACTCGGACCCCGTGGCGCATCTCGCCCCGCTCTTCACGACGCTGGCCCCCCCTGACGGCTGGATGCACGTCGGCAGGTGCGGGCTCGGCCATTACGTCAAGATGATCCACAACGCCGTCGAGTACGGCATGATGCAGGCCTACGCAGAGGGATTCGAACTGCTGCGGCAGCACTGCGGCGAATCGCTGGATCTCGGCGCCGTTTCCCGCCTCTGGAACCGGGGAAGCGTCGTGCGATCCTGGCTCCTCGAGCTGTCGGAAAAGGTGTTCGACGACCCCGCCGTCCTGGACTCGATCGCCGGCCGCGTCGAGGATTCCGGCGAGTGCCGGTGGGCGCTGGAATCGGCGATCGCCGAGAGCGTGCCCGCGCCGGTCTTTGCCGCGGCCCTGTTCGCCCGGTTTTCCTCGCGACGGCCCGACAGTTTCGCGAACAAATTTCTCGCCGCCCTGCGCAATCAGTTCGGCGGGCACGCCATGACCCGCCGCGGGGAAACGTGA
- a CDS encoding bifunctional UDP-sugar hydrolase/5'-nucleotidase, which produces MSSLRSIVGPAFAALLSVLALISGPAAGAGLTAPVEITVLHTSDTHAHLMPSDCASGTAMGGYARMKAYRDRLSASGKKVVMLSSGDVFQGTLFFRFFRGIPDATFMSGMGYAAMTIGNHEFDAGQDALFEAFRDVSFPILSANLRFTANKSLPGLVKPSTVVTIPVGGQAFRLGLIGITDEHLENDVPKANLKGIVVEDAVTALRREVKKLQAQGCDAIFALTHSGWNRDLELAAQFPEITGFLGGHSHVFADPPLVEGNSAGHRFISQPGEFGTHVSRLDLRFEPDGTGARCIVTAAGLVPLTSDLPEDPSIKTTVNQLWKQVEEKTSEQLAETVTRLDGDRPLVRSQETNLGNVIADSLLNAVPGQIGLINGGGIRTSIAAGAVRIADCLNVLPFDNYLTSLRMYGSTIQRLFEQVRKEMTTTAGYGGFLQVSRGLNVKYTPSGVELTYLGRPLDPEAIYTVVTNDFLANGGNGLPQFTECVSSETTPVLCADALMQYVKKLKSIDARIEGRIDRQVELMPFRRPAHRIHVPRPID; this is translated from the coding sequence ATGTCATCTCTCCGTTCGATCGTCGGACCGGCTTTCGCCGCTCTTCTTTCCGTTCTCGCCCTCATCTCCGGGCCGGCCGCGGGCGCGGGTCTCACCGCTCCCGTCGAGATCACCGTTCTTCACACCTCCGACACCCACGCCCACCTGATGCCGTCCGACTGCGCCTCCGGGACGGCCATGGGCGGCTACGCCCGGATGAAAGCCTACCGCGACCGCCTTTCGGCGTCGGGAAAGAAGGTCGTCATGCTCTCCTCCGGCGACGTCTTCCAGGGCACCCTGTTTTTCCGGTTCTTCCGGGGCATTCCTGACGCGACGTTCATGTCCGGGATGGGCTACGCCGCAATGACGATCGGCAACCACGAGTTCGATGCGGGCCAGGATGCGCTGTTCGAAGCGTTCCGCGACGTATCGTTCCCGATTCTCTCGGCGAATCTGCGGTTCACCGCCAACAAATCGCTTCCCGGCCTCGTCAAGCCGTCGACCGTCGTCACCATTCCCGTCGGCGGGCAGGCGTTCAGGCTCGGCCTGATCGGCATCACCGACGAACATCTTGAAAACGACGTTCCCAAAGCCAACCTGAAGGGCATTGTGGTCGAGGATGCGGTCACGGCGCTTCGCCGGGAAGTGAAGAAGCTCCAAGCGCAGGGGTGCGACGCGATCTTCGCCCTCACCCACTCAGGATGGAATCGCGATCTCGAGCTTGCCGCCCAGTTTCCCGAGATTACCGGCTTTCTCGGCGGCCATTCTCACGTGTTCGCCGATCCGCCGCTCGTCGAGGGCAACAGCGCCGGGCACCGGTTCATCAGCCAGCCAGGCGAGTTCGGAACGCACGTTTCGCGGCTCGATCTCCGGTTCGAACCCGACGGAACCGGCGCGCGGTGCATCGTGACGGCCGCCGGGCTCGTTCCGCTGACGTCCGACCTGCCCGAGGATCCCTCCATCAAAACGACCGTCAACCAGCTCTGGAAGCAGGTCGAAGAGAAGACCTCCGAGCAACTCGCCGAAACGGTGACGCGGCTCGACGGCGATCGCCCGCTCGTCCGCTCGCAGGAGACAAACCTCGGGAACGTAATCGCGGATTCGCTGTTGAATGCGGTTCCCGGCCAGATCGGTCTCATCAACGGCGGCGGCATCCGGACGTCCATCGCGGCCGGCGCGGTCCGCATCGCCGACTGTCTGAACGTGCTGCCGTTCGATAATTATCTGACGAGCCTGCGGATGTACGGAAGCACGATCCAGCGGCTGTTTGAGCAGGTTCGCAAAGAGATGACGACCACGGCGGGCTACGGCGGATTCCTGCAGGTTTCCCGCGGGCTCAACGTGAAATACACCCCCTCAGGCGTCGAACTGACCTATCTCGGCAGGCCCCTGGACCCCGAAGCGATCTACACAGTCGTCACCAACGATTTCCTCGCCAACGGCGGCAACGGTCTTCCGCAGTTCACCGAGTGCGTTTCCTCCGAGACCACCCCGGTTCTGTGCGCGGATGCATTGATGCAGTATGTGAAGAAACTCAAATCGATCGACGCACGCATCGAGGGACGCATCGACCGCCAGGTCGAGCTCATGCCGTTCCGCAGGCCGGCCCATCGGATTCACGTTCCTCGGCCAATCGACTGA
- a CDS encoding HEAT repeat domain-containing protein — protein MSFSSRRRLSAAIGCIALLFLCAPSLQAERRGPDPNAVAVAESVAATGTDQLNPDAVALVEDVESLLEPEKARGTFDRLSRLGAGAVPAIREMMRRQNLRLVRAGLDLSERLGNGARDARADLAAVVSDRKLGALRVRAARILGTLGDKAADALPQLAKSLGDPSERVREAVARAYLDIASQSDRWTPAVRQLLGSKGRWREQAVSLLVTYGPLIHPALPALAKLAEKKPATAGEAAVILVPQLVPGLSGLAKAAGVFMSTPEGAHEKIGANDAARDAAARQADEAASFEDVAASD, from the coding sequence ATGAGTTTTTCTTCGAGACGCCGGCTTTCCGCAGCCATCGGGTGTATCGCGCTGCTCTTCCTCTGCGCGCCTTCGCTGCAGGCGGAACGTCGCGGCCCCGATCCCAATGCGGTGGCGGTCGCCGAGAGCGTCGCGGCAACGGGAACGGACCAGCTGAACCCTGACGCCGTCGCCCTCGTCGAGGATGTCGAAAGCCTGCTCGAGCCGGAAAAGGCCCGCGGAACGTTCGATCGTCTTTCCCGGCTCGGCGCCGGGGCCGTTCCGGCGATCCGCGAGATGATGCGGCGCCAGAACCTCCGCCTGGTGCGCGCCGGCCTCGATCTCAGCGAACGGCTCGGCAACGGGGCGCGCGATGCGAGAGCGGATCTGGCGGCGGTCGTGTCCGACCGGAAACTCGGCGCTCTGCGCGTTCGTGCGGCGCGTATCCTCGGGACCCTCGGCGACAAGGCGGCCGACGCTCTTCCCCAGCTCGCGAAGAGCCTGGGCGACCCGAGCGAGCGCGTCCGCGAGGCCGTCGCCCGCGCGTATCTCGATATCGCCTCCCAGAGTGACCGCTGGACGCCGGCCGTCAGACAGCTTCTCGGCTCGAAGGGCCGGTGGCGGGAACAGGCGGTAAGCCTGCTCGTCACGTACGGCCCGTTGATCCATCCGGCGCTGCCCGCCCTTGCGAAGCTCGCCGAGAAAAAGCCCGCGACCGCCGGAGAGGCGGCGGTCATCCTCGTGCCGCAGCTGGTCCCCGGATTGAGCGGACTGGCGAAGGCGGCGGGCGTTTTTATGAGCACGCCGGAAGGCGCTCACGAAAAGATTGGGGCGAACGACGCGGCCCGCGACGCGGCTGCCCGGCAGGCAGACGAAGCGGCTTCGTTCGAGGATGTCGCCGCGTCCGACTGA
- the rnhA gene encoding ribonuclease HI has translation MKTVELFCDGACSGNPGPGGWGAILRFEAAERELSGSEPHTTNNRMELMACIAGLEALKEPCRVRVTTDSQYLAKAFGDGWLEKWQRNGWRTSSKEPVKNRELWERLIELSKKHRLTWHWIRGHAGHAENERCDALAVAAREKAASGR, from the coding sequence TTGAAGACGGTCGAGTTGTTCTGCGACGGCGCATGCAGCGGAAATCCCGGGCCCGGCGGCTGGGGGGCCATTCTCCGGTTCGAGGCGGCCGAACGGGAACTGTCCGGAAGCGAGCCCCACACGACGAACAACCGCATGGAGCTGATGGCGTGCATCGCCGGCCTCGAGGCGCTGAAAGAGCCGTGCCGCGTCCGCGTCACGACGGACAGCCAGTATCTGGCGAAAGCGTTCGGAGACGGCTGGCTGGAAAAATGGCAACGGAACGGCTGGCGCACGAGCTCGAAAGAGCCCGTCAAGAACCGCGAGCTCTGGGAACGCCTCATCGAGCTGTCGAAGAAGCACCGTCTGACCTGGCACTGGATACGCGGCCATGCCGGCCACGCGGAAAACGAGCGGTGCGACGCGCTCGCCGTCGCCGCCCGCGAGAAAGCGGCATCCGGACGCTGA
- a CDS encoding HAMP domain-containing sensor histidine kinase — MRERKDTMPDGDGEWHLLSDAARSGESSATCNPESYPLPSFGYEAMQGIVLLATFGLGFFACRLLGFASGTTEHARIIFSVFTGFNIAAVYVAWQGLSQIPPRSMLRDSLTNVTIALVCAACANGSDLIIWLTGLGMIKTSIVPNLFFVSALVFGVAGVLQLARVCRVSPGIGSAMTFIGIIILYSAIAIYISPDIISIDPDIPLKKEVVFGLLYSFVIGYMTAITLKIWRDAQGTLRTAARQICFGTLLLSVGCAVYGPLFAGHSPLAVASHPVHVILALGYFIVGLGVQRMGMTVVSVFSPEIEPLAVEKPLVDIFGPVLGLRVYETMAKKIRDAHEAFVRLETESQLRKAHILELEREIQRSTQAEEALKIAKESAETAVISKSHFLSLITHELRTPLSAILAYGQMLGDSTGPMSRFTGPEVRELGTRIQKSAAHLQNLIDGILQFSKLENGISSPDLKHFMLQELLDFLMPLAEAQAREKKLRFALEAPDAPVSLYADQQHLRQIVVNILLNAFKFTREGTVTLSITADDRALRISITDTGIGIPAENIGNVFEPFYQVSSGITRKYGGAGIGLPIVKQLVTVMNGQITISSKVNQGTRVDIVLPDIVLTAAPAPDVSAGYIVGTVDTRGGPNES; from the coding sequence GTGAGAGAGCGCAAGGATACGATGCCCGACGGGGACGGCGAATGGCACCTGCTGTCGGATGCCGCACGGTCCGGTGAAAGCTCCGCGACGTGCAATCCGGAATCGTATCCTCTCCCCTCCTTCGGTTATGAGGCCATGCAAGGCATCGTCCTGCTCGCGACGTTCGGTCTCGGCTTTTTCGCCTGCCGTCTGCTCGGGTTCGCGAGCGGCACGACCGAGCACGCCCGCATCATCTTCAGCGTTTTCACCGGTTTCAACATCGCGGCCGTCTACGTCGCGTGGCAGGGCCTGTCCCAGATCCCGCCCCGGAGCATGCTGCGCGATTCCCTGACGAACGTCACGATCGCCCTCGTCTGCGCCGCCTGCGCGAACGGATCGGACCTGATCATCTGGCTCACGGGCCTGGGGATGATCAAGACGTCGATCGTTCCCAACCTGTTCTTCGTTTCGGCGCTCGTTTTCGGCGTCGCCGGCGTGTTGCAACTGGCGCGGGTATGCCGGGTCTCGCCGGGGATCGGTTCTGCGATGACGTTCATCGGCATCATCATCCTGTATTCCGCGATCGCGATATATATTTCACCAGATATTATATCGATCGACCCCGATATCCCGCTCAAGAAGGAAGTCGTCTTCGGGCTGCTGTATTCCTTCGTCATCGGGTATATGACGGCCATCACCCTGAAAATCTGGCGGGACGCCCAGGGCACTCTCAGGACCGCGGCGCGCCAGATCTGTTTCGGAACGCTTCTGCTGAGCGTCGGCTGCGCGGTCTACGGCCCCCTCTTCGCCGGCCATTCCCCTCTCGCCGTCGCGTCGCATCCGGTTCACGTGATCCTGGCCCTGGGGTATTTCATCGTCGGTCTCGGCGTTCAGCGGATGGGGATGACGGTCGTCTCGGTCTTCTCCCCCGAGATCGAGCCGCTGGCGGTCGAAAAGCCTCTCGTGGACATCTTCGGTCCGGTTCTCGGGCTTCGGGTGTACGAAACCATGGCGAAGAAGATCCGCGACGCCCACGAGGCGTTCGTACGGCTCGAAACGGAAAGCCAGCTTCGCAAGGCGCACATCCTCGAACTCGAGCGGGAAATCCAGCGAAGCACGCAGGCCGAGGAGGCGCTGAAAATCGCGAAAGAGTCCGCCGAGACGGCCGTCATCTCGAAATCGCATTTTCTCTCCCTCATCACGCACGAGCTTCGCACGCCGCTTTCCGCCATCCTGGCCTACGGGCAGATGCTCGGCGATTCGACCGGTCCCATGAGCAGGTTCACGGGCCCCGAAGTGCGAGAACTCGGCACCCGGATCCAGAAAAGCGCCGCTCACCTTCAGAACCTGATCGACGGCATTCTCCAGTTCTCGAAACTGGAGAACGGCATCTCGTCGCCCGATCTCAAGCACTTCATGCTGCAGGAACTGCTCGACTTCCTCATGCCGCTCGCCGAGGCTCAGGCGCGGGAAAAGAAGCTCCGGTTCGCACTCGAGGCCCCGGATGCCCCGGTCAGCCTTTACGCGGACCAGCAGCATCTGAGGCAGATCGTCGTGAACATCCTCCTCAACGCCTTCAAGTTCACCCGCGAGGGGACCGTCACGCTGAGCATCACCGCCGACGACCGGGCCCTGCGCATTTCCATCACTGACACCGGGATCGGCATCCCCGCGGAAAACATCGGCAACGTCTTCGAACCGTTCTACCAGGTCAGCTCCGGCATCACCCGGAAATACGGCGGGGCTGGCATCGGCCTCCCCATCGTGAAACAGCTCGTGACGGTCATGAACGGACAGATCACGATTTCGAGCAAGGTCAATCAAGGCACACGCGTCGATATTGTATTACCGGATATCGTTCTGACGGCGGCTCCCGCCCCGGACGTTTCCGCCGGATACATCGTCGGCACGGTCGATACGCGCGGGGGTCCGAATGAATCCTGA